From Verrucomicrobiota bacterium, the proteins below share one genomic window:
- a CDS encoding transporter substrate-binding domain-containing protein has protein sequence MPAYFKIRTLALSLATVVLSLVVGCQSASNAGKSESIPKDENTLRIGITANMPPFVFEQNGELLGMEIDFARALGQELALEPRFVRMNWERLIPALQRGEIDIIMAGMNYTPERAAVIFLSNPYVRSGQRAMVLRKNASKYTFPGQIANANVRMGAERGTTGEFLVESRFPNATLRTYSSAEEGAKAVINERIELFIHDAPTVLWMAGTYQNEGLTVALPVLTEDLMVWGVSRQSPALLSAVNTALRKWAQDGTTNAILNRWVN, from the coding sequence ATGCCCGCGTATTTCAAAATTCGCACTCTCGCACTGTCTTTGGCTACCGTCGTTCTGTCGCTAGTGGTTGGGTGCCAGAGTGCTTCCAATGCAGGCAAATCCGAATCCATTCCCAAAGACGAGAACACCCTCCGCATCGGCATTACCGCCAACATGCCGCCCTTCGTCTTCGAGCAAAACGGAGAGCTCCTAGGGATGGAGATCGACTTTGCCAGGGCTCTTGGTCAGGAGCTTGCGCTCGAGCCTCGTTTCGTACGCATGAATTGGGAAAGATTGATTCCCGCCCTCCAACGTGGAGAGATCGACATCATTATGGCGGGGATGAATTACACCCCAGAACGAGCTGCCGTCATATTTCTTTCCAATCCTTATGTGCGAAGTGGCCAAAGGGCGATGGTCCTTCGAAAAAACGCGTCGAAGTATACCTTTCCGGGGCAGATCGCCAATGCTAACGTCCGCATGGGTGCCGAACGTGGGACCACTGGTGAATTTCTCGTCGAGTCTCGCTTCCCTAACGCAACTCTGCGCACCTATTCGTCCGCTGAGGAGGGTGCAAAGGCCGTAATCAACGAGCGGATTGAGCTATTCATCCACGACGCTCCAACCGTTCTCTGGATGGCCGGCACCTACCAGAATGAGGGTCTGACCGTTGCTCTTCCGGTCCTGACCGAAGACCTCATGGTCTGGGGAGTCTCCCGCCAATCGCCCGCTCTCCTCAGCGCAGTGAACACCGCCCTCCGAAAATGGGCACAGGATGGCACTACCAATGCGATCCTGAATCGCTGGGTCAATTGA